In Sphaeramia orbicularis chromosome 12, fSphaOr1.1, whole genome shotgun sequence, the following proteins share a genomic window:
- the LOC115429100 gene encoding uncharacterized protein LOC115429100: protein MTKSNQCMCGKVCKNIRGLKIHQAKMKCLEGAGATHRTGVQPGETQKGPGPESPHSARNLQVLSTNPLNIKSDRRRIKWPAANMKSLWNQFDNDVDQILEAMGKGEASQKLQAMTTTIVNVAAERFGEEEKKRPGTSYSKNQRATKIHNIRKEMKALKSQYKVVGEEERIGLAQLMHILRKKIIVLRRAEWHRRRCRERARRRAAFIANPFKFIKDLLGQKRNGRLTSSQEAIDQHLTQKYIDPERDQELGESSTIIDPPEPEVQFDMTELQLKEVREIVHKARASSASGPSGTSYKVYKNCPKLLLRLWKTLRVFWRKGKIPDQWRAAEGVWIPKEENSTQLDQFRIISLLCVESKIFFSAISKRLCTYLIKNTYIDTSVQKGGISGMPGCVEHTGVVSQLIREARENNGNLSVLWLDLADAFGSIPHKLIQLTLLKHHVPSRCRDIITDYYNNFRIRVSSGAVESSWHKVEIGIITGCTISVTLFTLAMNMLIKAAEPECRGPRMKSGQRQPPIRAFMDDLTVTTESIAGCRWILKGLEKQVEWARMHFKPAKSRSMVLRKGKVEDKFRFYIAGTAIPTITEKPIKTLGKVFDSSLKDRASIQSTCSELDGWLKSVDKSGLPGKFKAWVYQHGILPRILWPLLVYAVPISTVETLERKVSSHLRRWLGLPKSLSSIALYGHNNKLQLPFKSLEEEFKVTRAREVMQYRDSSDPKVANTGICVRTGRKWRAENAVLEAEVRLHHRGLVGVVTRGRAGLGSFPTPELNTRGKARRHLIQEEVRATVEESRTCRAVGMKQQGAWTRWENVVERKVTWAEIWKAESHRIKFLIQAVYDVLPSPSNLHSWGLAESPDCPMCSKKGTLEHILSCCSMALGEGRYRWRHDQVLKTIAEAISTGIERAKRSRPSKKTIAFVRAGEQAIPARRPPAGILTTARDWQLLVDLERQLKFPRHIAATTLCPDIVILSEATKQAVLLELTVPWEDRIEEAFERKLSKYTGLISDCQQAGWKARCFPVEVGCRGFAAQSLARAFSNLGIEGESRRRAIRNATEAAERASRWLWLKRGKPWSHGS from the coding sequence ATGACTAAGAGCAACCAGTGTATGTGTGGGAAAGTCTGCAAAAACATCCGCGGCTTGAAGATCCACCAAGCGAAGATGAAGTGTTTGGAGGGAGCAGGAGCGACACATCGCACAGGCGTTCAGCCTGGTGAGACGCAGAAGGGGCCAGGCCCGGAGTCACCCCACAGTGCCCGGAACCTCCAAGTGTTGTCGACTAATCCCCTGAACATTAAGTCGGACCGGAGGCGGATCAAATGGCCTGCAGCTAACATGAAGTCACTGTGGAACCAGTTTGACAACGATGTCGACCAGATACTGGAGGCAATGGGGAAAGGGGAAGCCAGTCAGAAACTCCAGGCCATGACAACAACCATTGTCAACGTCGCAGCTGAACGGTTTGGTGAGGAGGAGAAGAAACGCCCCGGAACATCTTACTCAAAGAACCAGAGAGCTACAAAGATTCACAACATCAGAAAGGAGATGAAAGCCCTGAAGTCTCAGTATAAGGTGGTAGGGGAAGAGGAGCGCATCGGCTTGGCCCAGTTGATGCACATCCTACGGAAGAAGATTATTGTTCTCCGCCGGGCAGAATGGCACCGGAGGCGATGCCGCGAGAGGGCACGAAGACGAGCTGCCTTTATTGCCAACCCTTTCAAGTTCATTAAAGACCTGCTGGGACAGAAACGCAATGGCAGACTCACCTCATCACAAGAAGCGATAGACCAACACCTCACACAGAAGTACATTGATCCCGAGAGAGATCAGGAGCTGGGAGAGAGTAGCACCATTATTGATCCCCCTGAGCCGGAGGTGCAGTTTGATATGACAGAGCTCCAGCTGAAGGAAGTCAGAGAAATTGTCCATAAAGCAAGGGCTAGCTCTGCTTCCGGACCTAGTGGCACTTCATACAAAGTGTACAAGAACTGCCCTAAACTCCTGCTACGCCTCTGGAAAACTCTGCGAGTCTTCTGGAGGAAAGGGAAGATCCCAGACCAATGGCGCGCAGCGGAAGGGGTGTGGATTCCTAAGGAGGAAAACTCCACCCAGTTAGACCAGTTCCGTATCATCTCCTTGCTCTGCGTTGAGTCGAAGATCTTCTTCAGTGCCATTTCCAAACGGCTGTGCACCTACCTAATAAAGAACACCTACATCGACACATCAGTCCAGAAGGGTGGAATCTCAGGGATGCCGGGCTGTGTGGAGCATACTGGTGTGGTGTCACAGCTAATCCGGGAGGCTAGAGAAAACAACGGGAACCTGTCAGTGCTATGGCTCGACTTGGCAGATGCTTTTGGCTCCATTCCACACAAGCTAATCCAGCTCACGCTGTTGAAACACCACGTCCCCAGCAGGTGTAGAGACATCATCACTGACTATTATAACAACTTCAGGATAAGGGTCTCTTCAGGAGCAGTGGAATCCAGCTGGCACAAGGTGGAGATAGGCATTATCACAGGGTGCACTATCTCAGTGACTCTCTTCACCTTGGCCATGAATATGCTCATCAAGGCTGCCGAGCCGGAGTGCAGAGGGCCCCGAATGAAATCCGGACAACGACAGCCACCCATCAGGGCTTTCATGGACGACCTTACAGTCACCACGGAATCCATTGCAGGCTGCAGGTGGATTCTAAAGGGACTTGAGAAGCAGGTGGAGTGGGCCCGGATGCATTTCAAACCTGCCAAGTCTAGATCCATGGTGCTGAGGAAAGGAAAGGTAGAGGACAAGTTCAGGTTTTACATCGCAGGCACAGCCATTCCAACGATCACTGAGAAGCCAATCAAGACCTTGGGCAAGGTATTTGACAGCTCTCTGAAAGACAGAGCATCCATCCAGTCAACCTGCTCTGAGCTGGATGGCTGGCTGAAGTCTGTGGACAAGTCCGGCCTACCTGGAAAATTCAAAGCCTGGGTCTACCAGCACGGCATTCTACCCAGGATCTTGTGGCCCCTCCTTGTCTATGCTGTCCCGATCTCCACAGTAGAGACCTTAGAGAGGAAGGTTAGCAGCCACCTTCGGAGATGGCTAGGACTACCAAAGAGCCTGAGCAGCATTGCTCTTTATGGGCACAACAACAAACTGCAGCTGCCCTTCAAATCTTTGGAGGAGGAATTCAAGGTGACGAGAGCCAGAGAAGTGATGCAATACAGGGACTCAAGCGATCCGAAGGTGGCCAACACTGGAATATGCGTGAGGACTGGTAGGAAGTGGAGGGCAGAGAATGCCGTCTTAGAGGCAGAGGTAAGGTTGCATCATAGGGGCCTTGTGGGAGTGGTCACACGGGGACGTGCAGGGCTGGGATCCTTTCCAACTCCTGAGTTAAACACCAGAGGAAAGGCGAGGAGGCAcctcatacaggaggaggtcagagcCACAGTGGAGGAGTCAAGAACATGCAGGGCAGTGGGGATGAAACAGCAGGGTGCGTGGACAAGATGGGAGAATGTGGTTGAGAGGAAAGTGACCTGGGCTGAAATCTGGAAAGCCGAGTCTCACCGCATTAAATTCCTAATCCAGGCAGTTTATGATGTGCTTCCAAGTCCATCGAACTTGCACTCATGGGGCCTGGCAGAGTCACCAGATTGTCCTATGTGTTCTAAGAAAGGAACCCTAGAACAcatcctcagctgctgctctatgGCACTTGGAGAAGGGCGGTACCGGTGGAGGCATGACCAAGTCCTGAAAACCATCGCTGAAGCCATCAGCACTGGAATTGAGCGGGCAAAACGGTCCCGTCCCTCCAAGAAAACTATCGCCTTTGTCAGAGCTGGGGAGCAGGCAATCCCAGCTAGAAGACCACCAGCTGGCATCCTGACCACCGCAAGAGACTGGCAGCTGCTGGTGGACCTCGAGCGGCAGCTGAAGTTCCCCAGACATATAGCTGCCACCACCCTATGCCCAGACATCGTCATACTATCAGAGGCTACCAAGCAAGCCGTGCTGCTGGAGCTGACAGTCCCGTGGGAAGATCGGATAGAAGAAGCCTTTGAGAGGAAGCTCTCGAAGTACACAGGACTGATCAGCGACTGTCAACAGGCTGGTTGGAAGGCAAGGTGCTTCCCAGTGGAGGTGGGATGCAGGGGTTTTGCGGCTCAATCCTTGGCCAGAGCCTTCAGTAACCTGGGCATCGAGGGAGAGAGTAGGAGGAGAGCCATCCGCAATGCCACCGAAGCGGCAGAGAGAGCCTCAAGATGGCTGTGGCTCAAGAGAGGAAAACCATGGAGCCATGGTAGCTAG